In a genomic window of Scomber japonicus isolate fScoJap1 chromosome 17, fScoJap1.pri, whole genome shotgun sequence:
- the myct1a gene encoding myc target protein 1 homolog, with product MAENTTNVFLEILQSFDAVPLIIAFCVSMAVGLVLGALVYVILTWMSRRAGSASITRRPLRQSRTSPRSRPGFNRNSSYDRRSNNSLVSAAFSFHRQTSSPDHLDPLGHKSSFRASTFHPLLQCSQIAREAEEGSQTTLPRTPTLTTSAGSAQTAAQTPATPPRPESFWGNNGVRGFQVTQTPPPAYESIIRAYQETCT from the exons ATGGCTGAGAACACCACTAATGTCTTTCTGGAAATACTTCAGTCGTTCGATGCTG tTCCTCTGATCATAGCTTTCTGTGTGTCCATGGCGGTGGGCCTGGTCTTGGGGGCCCTTGTTTACGTGATCCTGACATGGATGTCCCGCAGAGCAGGCTCTGCCAGCATCACCCGCCGCCCGCTTCGCCAATCGCGCACCTCCCCCCGTTCCCGCCCGGGCTTCAACCGCAACAGCAGCTATGACCGGCGGAGCAACAACAGTTTGGTCAGTGCTGCTTTCAGCTTCCACCGGCAGACTTCCTCACCAGATCACCTCGACCCACTGGGGCACAAATCAAGCTTTAGGGCCTCAACCTTCCACCCTCTCCTCCAATGCAGCCAAATCgcgagagaggcagaggaggggaGCCAGACCACGCTGCCTCGAACACCAACTCTGACAACCTCGGCTGGGTCAGCTCAAACAGCAGCCCAAACGCCTGCCACCCCACCCAgacctgagtcattttgggggaACAATGGTGTGAGGGGTTTCCAAGTTACACAGACCCCACCTCCAGCATATGAGAGCATCATCAGAGCTTATCAGGAAACATGCACCTGA
- the serac1 gene encoding protein SERAC1, protein MSAAALRLIRCRRLSTAGPPGVRKVLQWKDLRKVAKVTGAVVFGGCLFITYEVIALDKAVTIDTSAILQEKYKSYIYLRATPSDEKENLAAGLTHKARRELHKVARRFLEISSRLLLQSLDEHFTHVDADPHEVALWVLLKRTQSATKAIRLQAVQELANNHHWHDYQYQTAAQFIDQRTAVGLARTPQVDLRFFRPPPALPDLEDGLSAEDGLRELLASLPQTEVDQCVQYFTSLALRESTQSLAAQRGGLWCFGGNGLPYAQSLTSVPSEKVESFCLQALVQHSKVQSHCDHIVASGGLQLLQRVYQLRRDSLKIQRNIVRIIGNLAVNESVHQAIVQSGWVSVLAEMMQSPHVMQASHAARALANLDREMVKEKYQDGVYILHPQTRDNQPMKADVLFIHGILGAAFKTWRQKDQNILEEKKDKESREDYTECWPKSWLASDCPNLRVLSVEYDSHLSDWMAKCPVENQRKSLAYRSRELLNKLKTAGVGERPVVWVAHSMGGLLVKKMLLDASEDPDMHGLLKNTKGIMFYSVPHNGTAMAEYSINVRYLLFPSVEVRELCKDSPALRNLNENFLNMAKEKEFKVLSFAETMPTNIGPMINILVVPTQSANLGIGDLIEVDVDHLNICKPEKKDSFLYKRSLQFIQEALQSYISH, encoded by the exons ATGTCTGCTGCCGCTCTGCGTTTGATCCGCTGTCGGAGACTGAGCACAGCTGGGCCGCCTGGTGTGAGGAAAGTGCTACAGTGGAAAGATTTAA GGAAGGTTGCAAAAGTCACTGGTGCGGTTGTCTTTGG GGGCTGTCTTTTTATTACTTATGAGGTCATTGCCTTGGACAAGGCTGTGACCATTGACACTAGTGCCATTCTTCAGGAGAAGTACAAGTCTTACATTTATCTGAGAGCCACTCCCTCAGATGAAAAGGAGAACCTTGCTGCAG GGCTCACACACAAAGCGAGGAGGGAACTACATAAAGTAGCAAGACGGTTTCTGGAAATATCCTCTAGGCTTTTGCTGCAATCATTAGATG AGCACTTCACCCATGTGGATGCTGACCCACATGAAGTGGCATTATGGGTCCTGCTGAAGAGGACACAGTCAGCCACTAAAGCCATCAGACTACAGGCTGTACAGGAGCTTGCAAACAATCACCACTGGCACG ATTACCAGTACCAGACAGCAGCCCAGTTTATAGACCAGAGAACAGCAGTGGGCCTGGCTCGGACTCCTCAGGTAGACCTACGATTCTTCCGGCCTCCACCTGCACTACCTGACCTAGAGGAT GGTTTGTCAGCAGAGGATGGACTGAGGGAGCTGCTGGCATCTCTGCCTCAGACTGAGGTGGACCAATGTGTTCAGTACTTCACCTCACTGGCCCTCAGAGAGAGCACTCAGTCTCTGGCAGCACAGCGG GGGGGTCTGTGGTGTTTTGGTGGTAATGGGCTGCCCTATGCTCAGAGCCTCACCTCTGTTCCCTCTGAGAAGGTGGAATCCTTCTGTCTGCAGGCACTAGTACAACACTCCAAG GTCCAGAGTCACTGTGACCACATAGTTGCCAGTGGGGGTCTACAGCTCCTCCAGAGGGTTTATCAGCTCCGTAGAGACTCCCTAAAGATCCAGAGGAACATTGTTCGCATCATAGGAAACTTAGCAGTCAATGAGAGTGTCCACCAGGCAATAGTGCAGTCTG GCTGGGTGTCTGTCCTGGCTGAGATGATGCAGTCTCCTCATGTCATGCAGGCGTCTCATGCAGCTCGTGCTCTCGCCAACCTGGACAGGGAGATGGTGAAGGAGAAATACCAAGATGGTGTCTATATCCTCCACCCACAAACACGTGACAA CCAGCCAATGAAAGCAGATGTGCTGTTCATACATGGGATTCTAGGGGCAGCCTTTAAGACCTGGCGGCAGAAGGACCAAAATATattggaggaaaagaaggacaaagaAAGCAGGGAGGATTACACAGAGTGTTGGCCAAAG TCGTGGTTGGCTTCTGATTGTCCGAATCTGAGAGTACTGTCAGTGGAATATGACAGCCACCTCAGTGACTGGATGGCCAAATGCCCTGTCGAGAATCAGAG GAAGTCGTTGGCCTACAGAAGTCGAGAGCtgctaaataaattaaagacagCAGGAGTTGGAGAGAGGCCTGTGGTCTGGGTTGCCCACAGTATGGGAG GTTTGCTTGTGAAAAAAATGCTGCTGGATGCCTCAGAGGATCCAGATATGCATGGGCTGTTAAAAAACACCAAGGGCATTATGTTCTACAGTGTTCCTCACAATGGCACCGCAATGGCTGAATACTCCATCAATGTCAGATatctcctcttcccctctgtAGAGGTTAGAGAACTTTGTAAAG ACTCACCAGCACTGCGCAACCTGAACGAGAACTTTCTGAACATGGCCAAAGAAAAGGAATTCAAGGTGCTCAGCTTTGCAGAGACGATGCCCACGAACATCGGCCCCATGATCAACATACTGGTGGTACCGACACAGTCAGCAA ATCTCGGCATCGGGGATCTGATCGAGGTGGACGTAGATCATC